GGTACATTCGGTCTTAAGGCTGTGGGTCGTGGTCGTTTGACTGCGCGCCAGATCGAAGCGGCACGTCGTGCAATGACTCGTGCAGTTAAGCGTCAAGGTAAAATCTGGATTCGAGTTTTCCCTGATAAACCAATTACTGAAAAACCACTTGAAGTGCGTATGGGTAAAGGTAAGGGTAACGTTGAATACTGGGTTGCACAGATTCAACCAGGTAAAGTCCTTTATGAAATGGACGGAGTACCGGAAGAAGTTGCTCGTGAAGCATTTGCGTTGGCAGCTGCAAAACTGCCAATTAAAACCACCTTTGTGATTAAGACGGTGATGTAAATGAAAGCAAAAGAGCTACGCGAAAAAAGCGTTGAAGAGTTAAATACTGAACTTCTTAATTTATTACGTGAGCAATTTAACTTACGTATGCAATTATCTGGGGGTCAGTTGAAACAGACTCATATGTTAAAACAAGTGCGTCGTAATATTGCACGAGTTAAAACGTTATTAACTGAGAAGGCGGGTGCGTAATATGACTACTGAAGTAAAAATTCGTACTCAGCAAGGTCGTGTTATTAGCGACAAAATGGATAAATCTATTACTGTAGCTATTGAACGTAAAGTGAAGCATCCGTTATATGGTAAGTTCATTAAACGTACGACTAAATTGCATGTACATGATGAAAACAACGAGTGTGGTATTGGTGATACTGTAGAAATTAAAGAGTGTCGTCCATTATCAAAAACCAAATCTTGGACTCTTGTTCGAATCGTTGAAAAAGCGGTTAGCTAATCTATTTGATTAAAAACTGCACATAATATAATAAACGGCTCGACGGCCGTTTATTTTATGCTATCCATTTTATTTGAGTGGTGTTATACTATGCGCCCTCACATATGTGGGTTTTTGGTTGTCTATTCTTATCCATGGAAGTTGAGGTGGATGAAGGTAGATTAGACAATAATTAATTTATACGGAGCATTAAAATGATCCAAGAACAGACTAGGCTAGATGTTGCCGATAACTCTGGCGCACGTAGCGTAATGTGTATCAAGGTTCTCGGTGGATCGCACCGTCGTTATGCAGCGGTAGGTGATATCATCAAAGTTACTATCAAAGAAGCAATTCCACGTGGTAAAGTTAAGAAAGGTGATGTTCTTAAAGCTGTGGTAGTGCGCACTAGAAAAGGTGTTCGTCGCCCTGATGGATCTGTCATTCGTTTCGATCGTAATGCTTGTGTTATTTTAAATAATAACAGTGAGCAACCGATTGGTACGCGTATTTTTGGACCGGTCACTCGTGAACTTCGTTCTGAGAAGTTTATGAAGATCATTTCATTAGCACCAGAAGTACTGTAAGGAGCGGGTAATGGCAGCGAAAATCCGTCGAGAAGAT
The sequence above is drawn from the Gilliamella apicola genome and encodes:
- the rplP gene encoding 50S ribosomal protein L16, with amino-acid sequence MLQPKRTKFRKVHKGRNRGLAVSTDVSFGTFGLKAVGRGRLTARQIEAARRAMTRAVKRQGKIWIRVFPDKPITEKPLEVRMGKGKGNVEYWVAQIQPGKVLYEMDGVPEEVAREAFALAAAKLPIKTTFVIKTVM
- the rpmC gene encoding 50S ribosomal protein L29, which codes for MKAKELREKSVEELNTELLNLLREQFNLRMQLSGGQLKQTHMLKQVRRNIARVKTLLTEKAGA
- the rpsQ gene encoding 30S ribosomal protein S17, translated to MTTEVKIRTQQGRVISDKMDKSITVAIERKVKHPLYGKFIKRTTKLHVHDENNECGIGDTVEIKECRPLSKTKSWTLVRIVEKAVS
- the rplN gene encoding 50S ribosomal protein L14, which gives rise to MIQEQTRLDVADNSGARSVMCIKVLGGSHRRYAAVGDIIKVTIKEAIPRGKVKKGDVLKAVVVRTRKGVRRPDGSVIRFDRNACVILNNNSEQPIGTRIFGPVTRELRSEKFMKIISLAPEVL